Genomic DNA from Archangium lipolyticum:
GCGAGCTGCTCGGGCTGGACGTCTCCCTCCATCACCGGTTCAAGGACTGGTCGGACGACATCGCCAGCGTCACCCCCGAGCCCCTGAGCCCCGAGCACACCCAGCGCACGCTCGCCGCGATCGCGGACCTCACGCGCTACATCACCGAGGTCCTCGAGGCCCGCCGCCGCGTGCCCGCGGATGATCTGGTCAGCGATCTGGTGCGCGCGGAGGCGGACGGACAGCGCTTGACGGATCGGGAGATCATCGACTTCCTGGTGCTGCTGCTCATCGCGGGCCTGGAGACGACGGTGCACCTGCTGGCCAACTCCCTGCTCTTCCTGGCCGAGCGCCCCGAGGAGCAGGCACGGCTGCGCGCGGAGCCCATGCTGGTGCCCAGGTTCATCGAGGAGATGCTGCGCTACGACTCTCCCGTCCAGTCCGTGGTGCGCATCGTCACCTCCGACGTGACGATCTCCGGGGTGACGATTCCCAAAGGGGAGGTGGTGCTCGCCCTCATCGCCTCGGCCAACCGGGACGAGCGCCACTACCCCGAGCCCGATCGCTTCGATCTCCACCGCGAGCAGACCAGCATCTCCTTCGGGTATGGCGCCCACTACTGCATCGGCGCGCAGCTGGCCCGGATGGAGGCCCGCTGCGGCCTGGAAGCACTGCTCTCCCGCTTCAGCGGCTTCAAGCGGACCTCCGCCGAGCTGACCTGGAGCCAGGCCATCACGGTTCGCGGGCCTCACACGCTGCCTCTCCGGTTCATCCCGGCCTGATGGAGGGCGCAGCTAGTTCGAGAAGATGGCGACGGCGCGCGTGAAGCCGGCCGAGCCGTTCTTGATCTTATAGGGGAAGCACGCGACCGTGTAGCCAACGGGCGGCAGCAGGTCGAGGTTGGTGAGCTTCTCCATCTGTCCGTAACCCATGTCACGGCCGGCCTTGTGGCCCTCCCAGATGATCGACGCGTCGCCGGTCTTCGCGAACCTCTCGCGCGTGTACTTGAAGGGCGCATCCCAGCTCCACGCGTCCGTGCCGACCACGCGCACGCCCCGCTCCAGCAAGTAGAGGGTCGCCTCGCGGCCCATGCCGCAGCCCGCGTCCAGATAGCCGGGCTTGCCATAGAGCGCGGCCGCGGAGGTGTTCACGAGCACGATGTCGAAAGGCTGGAGCGTATGGCCGATGCGCTTCAGCTCCGCCTCGACCTCCGCGGCCGTGACGACATGGCCGTTGGGCCGGTCCCGGAAGTCGAGCTTCACCCCCGGGCGGAAGCACCAGTCGAGCGGCAGCGCTTCGATGCCGTAGGCCGGCTTGCCGCCGTCCGTGGTCGAGGCGTAGTGCCAGGGCGCGTCCATGTGCGTACCGTTGTGGGCGGTGAGCTTCATCCGCTCGCCCGCCCACCCCTCGCGTCCGGGCAGGTGGTCGGGGGTGAGGCCAGGGAACATCGTGGCCATCTCCTCCGCGCCCGCCGCGTGATCCGAGTACTCGATGTGCGGCAGGAGCGAGGGCGGATCCGTGTAGGCACTGTTCTCGAGCGTGACGGAGAGATCGACGAAGCGCAGCCCCTTGGTGTTCATGTCGTGGCCCTTCCCGCATGTGGCTCGCATTCCGAGCCGTGTCCGGCCTGGAGGATCACGCACTGCTAGCGCACGGGGGAACGCGGTTCTCGCGATACCAACCATCGGCGCCACCGATGGGTGGCATCGATACAACCGGCTTCCCGGGCTCCGGGTGACGGTTTATGGAACTCCGTCATGAAGCTGGGAACGCTCGAGAATGGAACCCGGGACGGGATGTTGGTCGTCGTTTCGCGCGACCTGCGCCGGGCGGTGCATGCCCGTCCCATCGTGTCCACGATGCAGGATGCCATCGAGAACTGGGCGGAGGTCGAGCCCGCCCTGAGAGCGCTCTCCGACGCGCTGAACGCCGGGACCGCGCCCCACGCGTTCGACTTCGACCCGGCCGCCGCGATGGCACCCCTGCCTCGGGCCTACCAGTGGTGCGACGGCTCGGCCTTCCTCAACCATGGCCGGCTCATGGAGAGGGCCTTTGGCATCGCCCCCGTCCCCGACTTCGAGACCGTTCCCTTGATGTACCAGGGCGCGTCGGACGACTTCCTCGGGCCCCGGGCCGATGTCCCGCTTCCGAGCGAGACCCATGGCATCGACTTCGAGGGCGAGTTCGCCATCATGGTGGACGATGTGCCCATGGGCTGCACGGCCGGACAGGCCGCGGGTCACATCAAGCTGCTGCTCCAGGTGAACGACGTCAGCCTCCGCGCCTTCACGCCCATCGAGATGAAGAAGGGCTTCGGCTTCCTCCAGGCCAAGCCCTCGTCCAGCTTCGCGCCCGTCGCCGTCACGCCCGATGAGCTCGGCGGTGCCTGGAAGGATGGGCGCGTGCACCTGCCCTTGAACGTGTGCTGGAACGGCGAGTGGTTCGGACACCCGAACGGCGGGGAGATGAACTTCAGCTTCCACCAGCTCATCGCGCATGCGGCGGCGACCCGCAGGCTCCGGGCCGGGACGGTGATTGGCTCGGGGACGGTCTCGAACGCCGATTCCAGCGCGGGCTCCGCCTGCATCGCGGAGCGCCGGGCCCTGGAGATGCTCGCGCACGGGAAGCCGGTCTCCGGCTTCATGCGTTTCGGGGACACCGTGCGCATGGAAGTCTTCGACTCCGAGGGCCGCAGTGTCTTTGGCGCGATCGACCAGAAGGTGGTCCCCGCGCTGCCCTGAGCGGGATGTCTCAGGGGCCCTGGCGGGATTCCTGTTCGGCCACACACGTCTGGAAGAGCCCGCGCATCCAGGTCAGGCCCGGGTCGGACTCGAAGTAGCGGCTCCACTGAACCATCTCGACGAGGGGAGGGAAGTCGATCGGCGACGTCAGGAGGCGGAGCGGCAGGAATCGCGCATAGAGCCTGGCCAGGCGGGAATGCATCGTCGCGATCAGGTCCGTACCGACGAGCAGGTGGGGCACGGTGCAGAAGCTGGGGACGGTCACCTCGATCCGGCGCTCATGCCCGAACCGCTCCAGGAACCCCTGTTCGGCGGACGGCGACTGTTTGGCGAGACTGACGCCGATGTGTCCCGACTCCAGGTACTGCTCGAGCGAGAGGGCGTCGCCCACCCGGGTGTTGCCCGTCCAGACGACGCAGCAGTAGGTCTCCTCGAAGAGGACCTCCTTGGGATGGAGGTCCAGCAGGTACGTGTCTGGCGTGATGACGAAGTCGATCTCCCCCCGTTGAAGGGACTCGCCCGTGGCGACTCCAGGGGGAATGAGCTCCAGCGAGATTCCTGGTGCCACGTGCTTGAGCTGGCGCAACACGTCCGCGAGCAATACCTCGGTGACGTAATCGGACGTGACGATCCTGAACGTGCGCCGGGCCGACGCCGGGTCGAAGCTGGGCATCGCCTCGACCGCGGACTGGATGCGCAACAAGATGTCCCGGATCTTCTGGGCGAGGCTCTCCGCCCGGGGCGTCGGAACCATCTGGCGCCCGACCTGCACCAGGAGCTCGTCACCGAAGAACTCCCGCAGCCGCCCGAGCGCGCCGCTCATGGCTGACTGACTCAAATGCAGCCGGGCGGCCGCCCGAGAGACATTCCGCTCCTCGAGCAGGAC
This window encodes:
- a CDS encoding cytochrome P450 — translated: MTTQRVNILAPEFRANPHPGYAELRRNTPVTRVEPAGFWAISRYDDVAFVIKNPQLFSSEGFKAAWQPAWVGYNPLANSMLALDGTSHTRLRTLVSRAFNASAISRLETRIRKLANRLADELVEKGEADFVSTFAMPLPTFVIGELLGLDVSLHHRFKDWSDDIASVTPEPLSPEHTQRTLAAIADLTRYITEVLEARRRVPADDLVSDLVRAEADGQRLTDREIIDFLVLLLIAGLETTVHLLANSLLFLAERPEEQARLRAEPMLVPRFIEEMLRYDSPVQSVVRIVTSDVTISGVTIPKGEVVLALIASANRDERHYPEPDRFDLHREQTSISFGYGAHYCIGAQLARMEARCGLEALLSRFSGFKRTSAELTWSQAITVRGPHTLPLRFIPA
- a CDS encoding cyclase family protein is translated as MNTKGLRFVDLSVTLENSAYTDPPSLLPHIEYSDHAAGAEEMATMFPGLTPDHLPGREGWAGERMKLTAHNGTHMDAPWHYASTTDGGKPAYGIEALPLDWCFRPGVKLDFRDRPNGHVVTAAEVEAELKRIGHTLQPFDIVLVNTSAAALYGKPGYLDAGCGMGREATLYLLERGVRVVGTDAWSWDAPFKYTRERFAKTGDASIIWEGHKAGRDMGYGQMEKLTNLDLLPPVGYTVACFPYKIKNGSAGFTRAVAIFSN
- a CDS encoding fumarylacetoacetate hydrolase family protein translates to MKLGTLENGTRDGMLVVVSRDLRRAVHARPIVSTMQDAIENWAEVEPALRALSDALNAGTAPHAFDFDPAAAMAPLPRAYQWCDGSAFLNHGRLMERAFGIAPVPDFETVPLMYQGASDDFLGPRADVPLPSETHGIDFEGEFAIMVDDVPMGCTAGQAAGHIKLLLQVNDVSLRAFTPIEMKKGFGFLQAKPSSSFAPVAVTPDELGGAWKDGRVHLPLNVCWNGEWFGHPNGGEMNFSFHQLIAHAAATRRLRAGTVIGSGTVSNADSSAGSACIAERRALEMLAHGKPVSGFMRFGDTVRMEVFDSEGRSVFGAIDQKVVPALP
- a CDS encoding LysR family transcriptional regulator is translated as MRFQNLDLNLLVALDVLLEERNVSRAAARLHLSQSAMSGALGRLREFFGDELLVQVGRQMVPTPRAESLAQKIRDILLRIQSAVEAMPSFDPASARRTFRIVTSDYVTEVLLADVLRQLKHVAPGISLELIPPGVATGESLQRGEIDFVITPDTYLLDLHPKEVLFEETYCCVVWTGNTRVGDALSLEQYLESGHIGVSLAKQSPSAEQGFLERFGHERRIEVTVPSFCTVPHLLVGTDLIATMHSRLARLYARFLPLRLLTSPIDFPPLVEMVQWSRYFESDPGLTWMRGLFQTCVAEQESRQGP